CCGAACAGATCGCGGCCTCCGCCGTCGAGGCCGCCGGAGCCGGCGCCGCCGTGGTCCACATCCATGTCCGCGAGCCGGAGACCGGCGCGCCCTCCCGCGATCCGCGGCTCTACCGGGAGGTCGTCGAGCGGATCCGGGAGACCGGCACCGATGTGGTCATCAACCTGACCGCCGGAATGGGCGGGGACCTCGTCATCGACCCGGAGGCGCCGCTCCGGCAGCTGCCGGGCACCGATCTGGTCGGCGGCCTCGAACGGCTGCCGCACGTGGAGGATCTGCTGCCGGACATCTGCACCCTCGACTGCGGTTCGCTCAACTTCGGCGACGGCAGCAACCTCTACGTCTCGACCCCCGACATGCTGCGCACCGGCGCGAAGCGCATCCAGGAACTCGGGGTCCGGCCCGAGCTGGAGATCTTCGACACCGGCCAGCTGTGGTTCGCCAAACAGCTCCTCGCCGAGGGACTGCTCGACGACCCCACGGTCTTCCAGCTCTGCATGGGCATTCCGTGGGGCGCGCCCGCAGACCCGGGCGTCCTCCAGGCGATGGTCAACATGCTTCCGCAGGGCGCCCAGTGGGCGAGCTTCGCGCTCGGCCGGATGCAGATGCCCTGGGCCGCCCAGTCGATCCTGCTCGGCGGACACGTCCGGGTCGGCCTGGAGGACAACCTCTACCTGGGCAAGGGAGTCAAGGCCACCAACGGCCAGTTGGTGGAGCGCGCCGTGCGGATCACCGAATCCCTGGGTTCCCGGGTCGCCACGCCCGACGAGGCACGCGCGAAGCTCGGCCTGCGCCCGCGCGCCTGACCAAGCGCCCCTCTCCCTCCCGCTCTCCCCCCGTTCCTCCTCCCGCTCTCCCCCCACCATCTTTCTGGAGTGTCGCCCATGACTGTCACCCCCTCTGCCGCCGCCGCGACCGACGGCCCCGCCGCCCCCTGCGCCCCGGAGGACGTACGCCGTGTGGCGTGTGTCGGGGCCGGGGTGATCGGCGGAGGCTGGGCGGCGCACTTCCTCGCCCGCGGCTACGACGTCACCGCCTGGGACCCGGCCCCCGACGCGGCCGTCCGGCTGCGCCGGCTCATCGCCGCCGCCTGGCCCGCGCTGGAGCAGCTCGGACTGGCTCCCGGAGCGTCGCAGGACCGGCTCACCGTCACCGCGACCCTCGAAGAGGCCGTGGCCGACGCCCAGTTCGTCCAGGAGAGCGCCCCCGAGAAGCTGGAGCTGAAGCGCGATCTGCTGGCCCGGCTGGACGCCGCCGCGCCCGCCGGCACGGTGATCGCCTCGTCGACCTCCGGCTATCCGATGACGGACATGCAGACCGAGGCCGCCGACCCCGGGCGGCTCGTCGTCGGGCACCCCTTCAACCCGCCCTACCTCATTCCCCTGGTCGAGGTCGTCGGCGGTGAACGGACCGCGCCCGACGCGGTCGACTGGGCCTCGCGCTTCTACGGAGTCGCGGGCAAGTCCGTGATCACCATGGACCGCGAGGTGCCCGGCTTCATAGCCAATCGGCTCCAGGAGGCCCTGTGGCGCGAAGCCCTGCACATGGTCGCCAACGGCGAGGCCACGGTGGCGGAGATCGACGCGTCGATCACCGAGGGCCCGGGGCTGCGCTGGGCCGTCATGGGCCCGATGCTGACCTTCGCGCTCGCGGGCGGCGAGGGCGGGATGGCCCACATGCTCGACCACTTCGGGCCGTCGCTGAAGTCGCCCTGGACCCGGCTCGAAGCACCGGAACTGGACCGTGCCCTGTACGGGGCGGTGGTGGCCGGCTGCGAGGAGGCGGCGGGTGGCCGGAGCATCGCCGATCTGGTCGCCGAACGGGACCGGGGCGTCATCGACGTCCTGCGGGCGACGGGCCGCCTGCCCCGGACCGCCGAGGAGGCGACCCGGTGAGCGAGCACGCGCCCCCCGAGGAGACGACCGTGACCGACGACGCCACGGAACTCCCCCTGGTCCACCGGACGGTACGGCCCGAGTGGATCGACTACAACGGCCATATGAGCGAGGCGTTCTACGTCCTGGTCTTCGGGTACGCCACCGACGCGATGATGATCGAGACCGGTCTGCACGCCGGGTACCGGGAGAGCACCGGCTGCTCGCTCTACACCGTCGAGTCGCATCTGCGCTATCTCCGCGACGTGGCCGAGGGCGCCCATCTCGCCGTCCGCACCAGCCTGTTGGGCGTGGACGCGAAGAAGGCGCGCTTCAGCCACGAGCTGTACGTGGTCGGCGCACCCGACGGCGTACCGGAGCCGGATGCCGCCCCGGTGGCGACGAGCGAGCTGCTGGCGCTCCACGTCGACCAACGGGCGGGCCGCACCGTCCCGTTCCCGGACCCCGTACGGGAACGGCTGGCCGCGCTCGTCGAGCCGGCGCCCGCCTGGGCGGGCCGCTCGATCGCCGAGGTCCCGGCGGCCCGCTGAGCCGGCCCCACCCTCCGTCTCCGCCCTCCGTCTCCGCCCTCCGTCGCCGCGCCGACCCGGCCGGCGCGGGGGCGGCGGCCGGGAGCGGCCGGGAGCGGCCGGGTGTGACGTCTCCGTTGCCGCAGTGTTGCGGGGCATGACGTGCCGTTGCGGGTTCGTGGCCGGGCGGGCGACACGCTTCCGGGGGTGCGCGGTGCGGCCTACGGTCCGTATTCAGCCGTCACCGCCCCGTGCGAGGAACCACATGAGCCAGCCCCTCGACTCCGTCACCGCAGGCCACACCCCCGAGGACCAGCACCGTCAGGAGCCCGGCGCCGCCTGGTCGTTCGAGACCAAGCAGATCCACTCCGGCGCCGCCCCGGACCCGACGACCGGCGCCCGCGCGGTGCCGATCTACCAGTCGACGTCCTTCGTCTTCCGCGACACGCAGCACGCGGCCGACGTGTTCTCGCTGGCCGAACCGGGCAACATCTACACCCGCATCCACAACCCCACCCAGGACGTCCTGGAGCAGCGCATCGCCGCGCTGGAGGGCGGGGTCGCCGCCGTCGCGCTGGCTTCGGGGCAGGCCGCCGAGACGCTGGCGATCCTGACGCTGGCCGGAGCCGGGGACCACATCGTCTCCTCCCCGTCCCTGTACGGCGGCACCTACAACCTCTTCCGTCACACGCTTCCCCGTTTCGGCATCGAGGTGACGTTCGTCGAGGACCCGGAGGACCTGGATGCCTGGCGGGCCGCGGTGCGGCCCAACACGAAGGCGTTCTTCGCCGAGACCCTCGGCAATCCGCGCGGCGACGTGCTGGACGTCCGGGGCGTCGCGGACACCGCGCACACGGCCGGGGTGCCGCTCATCGTCGACAACACCGTGCCCACCCCCTTCCTGCTGCGGCCGATCGAGCACGGCGCGGACATCGTGGTCCACTCGGCGACCAAGTTCCTCGGCGGGCACGGCACGACGATCGGCGGCGTGGTCGTGGACGCCGGCACGTTCGACTTCGGGGCCCACGCGACACGCTTCCCCGACTTCCACGATCCCGACCCGAGCTACCACGGGCTGCGCTACTGGCCCGACCTGGGCCCGAGCGCGTTCGCGGTGAAGCTCCGGGTGCAGTTGCTGCGCGACCTGGGCCCCGCGCTCTCGCCGCACTCGGCGTTCCTGCTGCTCCAGGGCGTCGAGACGCTCAGCCTGCGACTGGAGCGGCACACCTCCAACGCGCTGGAACTGGCCCGCTGGCTGGAGCGGCGCGACGAGGTGGAGACCGTGCACTACGCGGGCCTGGAGTCGAACCGCTGGTACGAGGCCGGGCAGCGCTACCTTCCGCGCGGGGCCGGGGCCGTGCTGGCGTTCGAACTCAAGGATGGAGCCGAGGCAGGCCGCCGGTTCGTGGACGCCGTGGAGCTGTTCAGCCACCTCGCCAACATCGGTGACGTACGGAGCCTGATCATCCATCCGGCCTCCACCACGCACAGTCAGCTCACCGAGGAGCAGCTGCTCGCCACCGGTGCCACTCCCGGCCTGGTGCGGCTGTCCGTGGGGCTGGAGAACGTGGACGACCTCAAGGCCGACCTGGAGGCGGGTTTCCGGGCGGCGAAGGCGGCGTCCTGAACGACAAGGACCCGCACCGCGCGCTTCCCCTCCCGCCCGCGTCCGGCGGTCGGCGGGAGGGGGATCCGCCCGGTCGTCGCCGCTGGGCGGCGATCGAGGACCCGCTGCCCCTGGAGTCCGGCGTCCGGCTGCCGGGGGTGCGCCTGGCGTACGAGACCTGGGGGCAGCGGGCGGCGGACGGGTCCAACGCCGTGCTGGTGCTGCACGCGCTGACGGGCGACAGCCATGTGGCCGGGCCCGCCGGTCCGGGGCATCCGACGCCCGGCTGGTGGGACGCGCTGGTCGGTCCGGGCCGCGCGGTCGACACCGACCGCTGGTTCGTCGTCGCCCCCAACGTCCTGGGCGGCTGCCAGGGCAGCACCGGACCGTCCTCCCCCGGGCCCGACGGCACGCCGTGGGGGCCGCTGTTCCCGTACCTGAGCGTCCGGGACCAGGTGGCGGCCGAGGCGGCGCTCGCCGATGTGCTGGGCATCGAGCGGTGGGCGGCCGTCGTCGGCGGGTCGATGGGCGGCATGCGGGCCCTGGAGTGGGCGGTGAGCAGGCCGGGGCGCACCGGTTCGCTGCTCGTGCTCGCCGCCCCGGCGGTCGCCTCCGCCGAGCAGATCGCCTGGGGCTCGGTACAGATCGGCGCGATCCGCTCCGACCCCGGGTGGCGGGGCGGCGACTACCACGGGGAGCCCCCGGGCGGCGGCCCCCACCGGGGCCTCGGGCAGGCGCGCCGCATCGCCCACATCACGTACCGCGCCGAACCCGAGCTGGGCTCCCGCTTCGGCGGGGAGGCCCAGCCCGGGGAGCAGCCCGGGCACGGCGGCCGCTACCGGGTGGAGTCGTACCTCGACCACCACGCGGACAAGCTGGTGCGCCGGTTCGACGCGGGCAGCTATGTGACGCTCACCGAGGCGATGAACGGCCACGACGTCGGCCGGGGCCGCGGCGGGATCGCCCGCGCGCTGCGCCGGGCGGACATGCCCGCGCTGGTCGCGGGGGTCGACTCGGACCGGCTCTACCCCCTGGCGCAGCAGGAGCGGCTGGCCGCGCTGCTGCCGGGGGCGGACGCCCCGCGCACCATCTCCTCGGCCTGCGGGCACGACGGTTTCCTCATCGAGACGGAGCAGGTGGGCCTGCTCGTACGGGAGTTGCTGGCGAGCCTGCCGCAACCGCACGCACACCCCGCCCCCGAGCCCTCTCTGTCCCCTTCGGCCTCCACCCCGCCCCGCCTTCCCACCTGACCTGCGAGGAGCTTCCATGAGCCCGGTTCCGACCGAGGACGCCTACGACCGGATACGGATGCGGCAGTGGGCCGCCGGCCGGGCGCGCTCCGCCGGGATCGACCGCCGCGATCTGCTGAAGCTGGTCGCGGCGGCCTCGGCCGCCGTGCCTCTCGCCTCGGTCGCCGCACCCGCGCGGGCGGCCGGCGGGCTGCCCGGAGTGGTCAAACCACTGCCGCCGGAGCTGTTCACGCTGCGCGGCACCAACGCGGAGACGAACTTCGCCGCGCTGCG
The nucleotide sequence above comes from Streptomyces sp. NBC_01116. Encoded proteins:
- a CDS encoding 3-keto-5-aminohexanoate cleavage protein → MPVNQDVIITCALTGAGDTVGRSPHVPVTPEQIAASAVEAAGAGAAVVHIHVREPETGAPSRDPRLYREVVERIRETGTDVVINLTAGMGGDLVIDPEAPLRQLPGTDLVGGLERLPHVEDLLPDICTLDCGSLNFGDGSNLYVSTPDMLRTGAKRIQELGVRPELEIFDTGQLWFAKQLLAEGLLDDPTVFQLCMGIPWGAPADPGVLQAMVNMLPQGAQWASFALGRMQMPWAAQSILLGGHVRVGLEDNLYLGKGVKATNGQLVERAVRITESLGSRVATPDEARAKLGLRPRA
- a CDS encoding 3-hydroxyacyl-CoA dehydrogenase NAD-binding domain-containing protein, with product MTVTPSAAAATDGPAAPCAPEDVRRVACVGAGVIGGGWAAHFLARGYDVTAWDPAPDAAVRLRRLIAAAWPALEQLGLAPGASQDRLTVTATLEEAVADAQFVQESAPEKLELKRDLLARLDAAAPAGTVIASSTSGYPMTDMQTEAADPGRLVVGHPFNPPYLIPLVEVVGGERTAPDAVDWASRFYGVAGKSVITMDREVPGFIANRLQEALWREALHMVANGEATVAEIDASITEGPGLRWAVMGPMLTFALAGGEGGMAHMLDHFGPSLKSPWTRLEAPELDRALYGAVVAGCEEAAGGRSIADLVAERDRGVIDVLRATGRLPRTAEEATR
- a CDS encoding thioesterase family protein; this translates as MSEHAPPEETTVTDDATELPLVHRTVRPEWIDYNGHMSEAFYVLVFGYATDAMMIETGLHAGYRESTGCSLYTVESHLRYLRDVAEGAHLAVRTSLLGVDAKKARFSHELYVVGAPDGVPEPDAAPVATSELLALHVDQRAGRTVPFPDPVRERLAALVEPAPAWAGRSIAEVPAAR
- a CDS encoding bifunctional o-acetylhomoserine/o-acetylserine sulfhydrylase; translation: MSQPLDSVTAGHTPEDQHRQEPGAAWSFETKQIHSGAAPDPTTGARAVPIYQSTSFVFRDTQHAADVFSLAEPGNIYTRIHNPTQDVLEQRIAALEGGVAAVALASGQAAETLAILTLAGAGDHIVSSPSLYGGTYNLFRHTLPRFGIEVTFVEDPEDLDAWRAAVRPNTKAFFAETLGNPRGDVLDVRGVADTAHTAGVPLIVDNTVPTPFLLRPIEHGADIVVHSATKFLGGHGTTIGGVVVDAGTFDFGAHATRFPDFHDPDPSYHGLRYWPDLGPSAFAVKLRVQLLRDLGPALSPHSAFLLLQGVETLSLRLERHTSNALELARWLERRDEVETVHYAGLESNRWYEAGQRYLPRGAGAVLAFELKDGAEAGRRFVDAVELFSHLANIGDVRSLIIHPASTTHSQLTEEQLLATGATPGLVRLSVGLENVDDLKADLEAGFRAAKAAS
- a CDS encoding homoserine O-acetyltransferase; its protein translation is MNDKDPHRALPLPPASGGRREGDPPGRRRWAAIEDPLPLESGVRLPGVRLAYETWGQRAADGSNAVLVLHALTGDSHVAGPAGPGHPTPGWWDALVGPGRAVDTDRWFVVAPNVLGGCQGSTGPSSPGPDGTPWGPLFPYLSVRDQVAAEAALADVLGIERWAAVVGGSMGGMRALEWAVSRPGRTGSLLVLAAPAVASAEQIAWGSVQIGAIRSDPGWRGGDYHGEPPGGGPHRGLGQARRIAHITYRAEPELGSRFGGEAQPGEQPGHGGRYRVESYLDHHADKLVRRFDAGSYVTLTEAMNGHDVGRGRGGIARALRRADMPALVAGVDSDRLYPLAQQERLAALLPGADAPRTISSACGHDGFLIETEQVGLLVRELLASLPQPHAHPAPEPSLSPSASTPPRLPT